One window of the Runella slithyformis DSM 19594 genome contains the following:
- a CDS encoding phytanoyl-CoA dioxygenase family protein: MEAPTMAPTMAAPNQNHKNIPGNPSTATSSQIKLRERLDGMPLRVLSEADWEFWIQNGYVVIKNAVPKEQAQRTAEFLWEFEEKDANDPETWYAPARAEMKMKELTNTGMVEVYNNQHLWNNRQMQRVYEAFVDVWGTEKLWVTIDRANLNFPIRPGFEYKGFIHWDYDPETKPQNVQGVLALADQTDENMGGFQCIPELFRTYDTWKLTQPEDRNRFQPDITGFEDKLVKVKLEAGDLLIFNSSQPHGIRPNRSENKVRIAQYISMMPAEEDNEAMRQWRINSWKNRISPEGYAFPGDPRHWEQTKYETAELNELGKKLLGLEKW; the protein is encoded by the coding sequence ATGGAAGCACCGACAATGGCCCCAACCATGGCCGCCCCCAACCAAAACCATAAAAACATTCCCGGCAACCCCTCCACCGCCACCAGCAGCCAAATCAAACTCCGCGAACGTTTGGATGGAATGCCTTTGCGCGTACTGAGCGAAGCAGACTGGGAATTTTGGATTCAAAACGGATACGTAGTCATCAAAAATGCAGTCCCGAAAGAACAGGCGCAGCGCACTGCCGAATTTTTGTGGGAATTTGAAGAAAAAGACGCCAACGACCCCGAAACTTGGTATGCACCCGCTCGCGCTGAAATGAAAATGAAAGAGTTGACCAACACCGGCATGGTGGAAGTGTACAACAACCAACACCTCTGGAACAACCGCCAAATGCAGCGCGTCTATGAGGCATTTGTGGATGTGTGGGGCACCGAGAAATTATGGGTTACCATCGACCGCGCCAATCTAAATTTCCCCATTCGGCCGGGCTTTGAATACAAAGGCTTTATTCATTGGGATTATGACCCCGAAACAAAGCCCCAAAATGTGCAGGGGGTCTTGGCCCTGGCCGATCAGACCGACGAGAACATGGGCGGGTTTCAGTGTATTCCGGAGCTTTTCCGTACGTATGACACGTGGAAATTGACGCAACCCGAAGACCGTAACCGTTTTCAACCGGACATTACCGGCTTTGAAGATAAATTGGTAAAAGTAAAGTTGGAAGCCGGTGATCTGCTGATTTTCAACAGCTCACAGCCGCACGGTATCCGTCCCAATCGCTCAGAGAATAAAGTGCGCATTGCGCAGTATATCTCCATGATGCCCGCCGAGGAAGACAACGAAGCCATGCGGCAGTGGCGTATCAATTCGTGGAAAAACCGCATTTCTCCCGAAGGATACGCCTTTCCCGGAGACCCGCGCCACTGGGAACAAACCAAGTACGAAACGGCGGAATTGAATGAGTTGGGTAAAAAACTGCTGGGTCTTGAAAAATGGTAG
- a CDS encoding helix-turn-helix domain-containing protein — protein sequence MKIQFEELKIASDSSFKVMYNPRMNDFFFWHFHPEFELVYIEGVNGNRHVGEHISRYEGSDLVFIGSNIPHLNFDYGVKGEYEKTVIHLRPDFLGESFAAIPELTAVFDLFEKARLGVGFGTETKGKVKERLKNLALLPPFEQFLEVLRILQLLASAGDIELLHAKPVENQYTKKDQERLRRLYRFMDENYRRRIDIDEVAELSYLSNAAFCRYFKKMTRLTFTEFLNHYRINQAKRLLLLDRNVTETCFECGFESLSYFNRTFKKITGENPLSFKKRYLNG from the coding sequence ATGAAAATACAATTTGAAGAATTAAAAATCGCGTCCGACAGCTCATTCAAGGTGATGTACAACCCGAGGATGAACGACTTCTTTTTCTGGCATTTTCATCCCGAATTTGAGTTGGTCTACATCGAAGGCGTCAACGGAAATCGGCACGTGGGCGAGCATATTTCCCGCTACGAAGGCAGCGATCTGGTCTTTATCGGCTCCAATATTCCCCACCTGAATTTTGATTACGGTGTGAAGGGAGAATACGAAAAAACCGTGATTCACCTTCGCCCCGATTTTTTGGGCGAATCTTTTGCCGCTATTCCCGAGTTGACCGCCGTCTTTGATCTTTTTGAAAAAGCCCGTTTGGGCGTAGGATTTGGAACGGAAACCAAAGGTAAAGTAAAGGAACGCCTGAAAAATTTGGCTCTATTGCCGCCCTTTGAGCAGTTTCTGGAAGTATTGCGCATTTTGCAGCTCTTGGCATCCGCCGGAGATATTGAATTATTACACGCAAAACCCGTTGAAAATCAATATACTAAAAAGGACCAGGAGCGCCTTAGACGCCTGTATCGGTTTATGGATGAAAATTACCGGCGCAGGATCGACATCGACGAAGTGGCCGAGCTGAGCTACCTGAGCAATGCTGCTTTTTGCCGTTATTTTAAGAAGATGACGCGCCTGACGTTTACCGAATTTCTGAATCATTACCGCATCAACCAAGCCAAAAGGCTGTTGCTGCTCGACAGAAATGTGACCGAAACCTGCTTTGAATGCGGCTTTGAAAGCCTGTCGTATTTCAATAGAACGTTCAAAAAAATAACGGGCGAAAACCCGTTATCCTTTAAAAAACGCTATTTGAATGGATAG
- a CDS encoding ATP-binding protein, giving the protein MKLVGRSREIQKLDKLMGSTKSEFLAVYGRRRVGKTFLIRSYFKNEFDFYTTGLAKGNTKQQLTNFTISINNYFSNQHAVPSSWLEAFNLLIRELEKSKSTGKRVIFIDEMPWMDTKKSDFMMGLEFFWNSWASAQSDVLLIVCGSAASWMLNNLIKNTGGLYNRVTERIKLEPFNLQEAKAYFLQKNIVLDHYQIIQLYMVMGGIPYYLDQVEAGKSAMQNIEDLCFRNDGKLRTEFSYIFSSLFRNAEKHELVLKTIFEKGGALTRDELLKYTKMTTGGAITRTLNELEESGFIAKFPRFGNKTANSVYCISDFYTQFYFRFISSAGKYEPNSWLNKIDNPAFRAWSGLAFEQVCFAHITQIKRALNIGGVLSNTYSWHTKGDGEKKGSQIDLVIDRRDQVINLFEIKFSINELVITKEYDAKLRQKIQVFREETATKKSIFLTMLTTFGIKPNEYSTSCIQNELKMEALFQ; this is encoded by the coding sequence ATGAAATTAGTTGGGAGAAGTAGAGAAATTCAGAAATTAGACAAGCTGATGGGCTCGACCAAATCTGAATTTTTGGCCGTTTATGGCCGAAGGAGAGTGGGAAAAACGTTCTTGATACGAAGCTATTTTAAAAACGAATTTGACTTCTATACCACAGGTCTTGCCAAAGGAAATACCAAACAGCAATTGACTAATTTTACCATTTCTATCAATAACTATTTTTCGAATCAACATGCGGTGCCTTCGAGTTGGTTAGAAGCGTTTAATCTCTTGATCAGGGAATTGGAAAAAAGTAAGTCGACCGGAAAAAGGGTGATATTCATTGACGAAATGCCGTGGATGGATACCAAAAAGTCGGATTTTATGATGGGACTTGAGTTTTTTTGGAATTCATGGGCAAGTGCTCAAAGTGATGTACTGCTTATCGTGTGTGGTTCTGCGGCCTCATGGATGCTTAATAATTTGATAAAAAATACAGGAGGATTATACAATCGGGTAACGGAACGAATCAAACTGGAACCGTTCAACCTACAGGAAGCCAAAGCCTATTTTTTACAAAAAAACATCGTTTTAGACCACTATCAGATCATTCAATTGTACATGGTCATGGGCGGAATTCCGTATTATTTAGACCAAGTGGAAGCCGGTAAAAGTGCTATGCAAAACATTGAAGACCTATGCTTCAGAAATGACGGTAAACTGAGAACGGAGTTCAGTTATATATTTTCATCCCTGTTTAGAAATGCTGAAAAACATGAGTTAGTACTTAAAACTATATTTGAAAAAGGAGGCGCGTTGACCAGAGATGAATTATTAAAATACACAAAAATGACGACCGGCGGAGCTATCACCAGGACCCTCAATGAATTGGAGGAAAGTGGGTTTATTGCCAAATTCCCCAGGTTTGGAAACAAAACGGCTAATTCCGTGTATTGTATCTCTGATTTTTATACGCAGTTTTATTTTCGGTTTATCAGCTCAGCGGGTAAGTACGAACCCAACAGTTGGTTGAATAAAATAGATAATCCTGCCTTTAGGGCATGGTCAGGGTTGGCTTTTGAGCAAGTTTGCTTTGCCCATATTACCCAAATAAAACGGGCACTAAACATAGGAGGTGTATTGAGCAATACGTATTCCTGGCATACAAAAGGCGATGGTGAAAAGAAAGGCAGTCAAATAGATTTGGTCATTGACCGCAGGGATCAAGTGATCAACCTGTTTGAGATAAAATTTTCAATCAATGAATTGGTGATCACAAAGGAATACGATGCAAAACTTCGACAAAAAATTCAGGTATTTCGGGAAGAAACCGCCACTAAAAAATCCATATTTCTAACCATGCTCACCACTTTCGGCATTAAGCCCAACGAATATTCAACCTCCTGTATCCAAAACGAATTAAAGATGGAGGCGTTGTTTCAATAA
- a CDS encoding DUF4249 family protein, with product MKFRNIVLCIFLALIAFGCVEVNSVSPKVGPKFAVIALISPTDSLITVFVSAINPLGQEFKASDMIVKNAKVRMSSGKEQLQLLFVDSTQRYQAVSRTFVRYGTNYDLLVEIPNQLPLKARYKTLKEISPTIQLTKDERKIAIEVSWNDTPEEANIYSLSINYWNAQLRRISSSGMDWEGIARTSISISDKGINQSSFTTKGTLSKSSSISDTTKFTLLFYNIDQATSDFFNKRSAQYNQNQANQQSIIDFITNVSQNQTDLNTFFERFKEPVLLPTNVENGLGFFGGYYQKRIKID from the coding sequence ATGAAATTCAGGAATATCGTCTTGTGTATTTTCTTGGCGCTCATCGCCTTTGGTTGTGTAGAAGTAAATTCAGTTTCTCCAAAAGTAGGCCCAAAATTTGCAGTTATTGCCCTAATATCACCTACGGACTCATTAATTACGGTATTTGTTTCGGCCATAAATCCCCTTGGACAAGAATTCAAAGCATCTGATATGATTGTAAAAAATGCCAAGGTGCGTATGAGTTCGGGAAAAGAGCAACTACAATTACTTTTTGTTGATTCGACTCAACGCTATCAGGCAGTGTCAAGAACCTTCGTAAGGTATGGTACAAACTACGATTTATTAGTAGAAATTCCGAATCAACTTCCCTTAAAAGCCCGCTATAAAACGCTAAAAGAAATTTCGCCAACAATACAGCTAACGAAAGATGAACGGAAAATAGCAATAGAAGTCAGTTGGAACGATACCCCTGAGGAAGCCAATATTTATTCTCTTTCCATCAATTACTGGAATGCCCAATTACGCAGAATATCAAGCTCAGGCATGGATTGGGAAGGCATTGCTCGAACTTCTATCAGTATTTCAGATAAAGGAATCAATCAATCCAGTTTTACCACAAAAGGTACATTATCTAAAAGCAGTTCCATTTCAGACACCACAAAGTTTACGCTGCTTTTTTACAATATTGACCAAGCGACTTCCGATTTTTTTAACAAAAGATCTGCCCAGTACAACCAAAACCAAGCGAACCAACAGTCGATCATTGATTTTATCACCAATGTTTCTCAAAATCAGACAGACCTGAACACTTTTTTTGAGCGATTTAAAGAGCCTGTCTTACTACCCACTAACGTTGAAAATGGGTTAGGCTTTTTTGGCGGTTATTACCAAAAAAGAATCAAAATAGATTGA
- a CDS encoding TonB-dependent receptor domain-containing protein has translation MIYLSASMQQSQVASETPASTKIRNYEWALYAEYESKWTPRFSSNLGIRLNSYRLGKKDSRFIEPRAVVSYQLNDSWTLKGAYARTSQFTHQLSNTGVGFPTDLWVPATEKVPIAVAQQVSAAIEKKFKNGYSVVFETYYKKMSNVVSYKDNAYFVDVTTNQETNFWENKLTSGQGWAYGYEALLKKNAGKLKG, from the coding sequence ATGATTTATCTTTCAGCATCTATGCAACAAAGCCAAGTAGCTTCAGAAACACCGGCCAGTACAAAAATCCGCAACTATGAATGGGCTTTGTACGCAGAATATGAGTCAAAATGGACGCCAAGGTTTTCAAGTAATCTGGGAATTCGTTTAAACTCGTATCGTTTAGGTAAAAAAGACAGTCGATTTATTGAACCTCGTGCCGTTGTATCCTATCAACTCAATGATTCATGGACGCTGAAAGGCGCATATGCCCGTACTTCTCAATTTACGCATCAATTATCAAATACGGGTGTTGGTTTTCCTACTGATCTGTGGGTTCCTGCTACCGAAAAAGTACCAATTGCCGTTGCCCAACAAGTTTCTGCCGCTATTGAGAAGAAATTTAAAAACGGCTATTCAGTTGTTTTTGAAACCTATTACAAAAAAATGTCGAACGTGGTTAGTTATAAAGACAATGCCTATTTTGTTGATGTCACGACCAACCAAGAAACCAATTTTTGGGAGAATAAACTTACTTCCGGGCAAGGGTGGGCCTATGGCTACGAGGCTTTACTGAAAAAAAACGCAGGCAAACTAAAGGGATAG
- a CDS encoding IS5 family transposase, which translates to MPKIHFFTQAENLPPKAQRNPPIPKEKYRLTNWPEYNKALINRGFVTLWLNEKTLTQWYYQGPRTRGGLLRYSDQCIQAALALKAAFRLAFRQTQGLIQSLLAIMKIDIQVPSYSQLCRRQAHLQAFHTPQKPTDNQVKPIHLVVDSTGLKVYGEGEWKVRKHGADQRRTWRKLHLVADEATNTIHAVELTTHSISDAEMIKPLLADIEWPIAKLRADGAYDQVKVFDELEKHWIQPVIPPRSNAVIWTSENGNDLIHPRNEAVRQIRLVGIAAWKQQIGYHRRSKAETAMFRWKMIFGERLSARLVTNQQTEAQIKATCLNRFTRLGMPKTVKRLPT; encoded by the coding sequence ATGCCAAAAATACACTTTTTTACCCAAGCCGAAAATTTACCGCCCAAGGCACAAAGAAATCCACCAATCCCCAAAGAAAAATACCGGTTAACCAACTGGCCTGAATATAATAAGGCATTGATTAACAGAGGCTTTGTCACCCTTTGGCTGAATGAAAAGACGTTGACTCAATGGTACTATCAAGGACCTCGTACTCGCGGCGGGCTATTGCGCTATTCAGATCAATGTATCCAAGCAGCCTTGGCTCTTAAAGCGGCCTTCCGGCTGGCCTTTCGACAAACACAAGGGTTGATTCAGAGTTTATTAGCGATTATGAAGATTGACATTCAAGTACCCAGCTACAGTCAGCTTTGTAGGCGACAGGCTCACCTACAGGCCTTCCATACCCCTCAAAAACCTACTGATAACCAAGTCAAACCGATTCATCTGGTAGTGGATAGTACGGGATTAAAAGTCTATGGCGAGGGTGAGTGGAAGGTACGCAAGCATGGAGCTGATCAACGGCGTACCTGGCGTAAACTGCATTTAGTAGCCGATGAAGCTACTAATACCATCCACGCTGTTGAGTTGACAACTCATTCCATCAGTGATGCTGAGATGATTAAGCCCTTACTGGCTGATATTGAATGGCCTATCGCTAAACTAAGGGCAGATGGAGCTTATGACCAAGTCAAAGTTTTTGACGAGTTAGAAAAGCACTGGATTCAGCCTGTGATACCGCCCCGATCCAACGCAGTCATCTGGACCAGTGAAAACGGAAATGATTTAATACACCCTCGTAATGAGGCCGTTCGTCAGATTCGTTTGGTGGGTATAGCAGCATGGAAACAGCAAATTGGCTACCATCGCCGGAGCAAAGCCGAGACGGCTATGTTTCGTTGGAAGATGATTTTCGGTGAACGGTTGTCGGCTCGATTGGTAACTAATCAACAGACCGAAGCCCAAATCAAAGCCACTTGCTTAAACCGATTCACCAGATTGGGTATGCCTAAGACAGTCAAACGGTTGCCAACATAA
- a CDS encoding penicillin-binding protein 1A, which produces MREFLEKLNVIWQKLIAPFKKAFSLLFTLFYNLLGKIVGKERLEHWSTTFLAYRTSLKRKFHSRVDVNSPYYRPVIVLWKTFIYGTLGFAFYIFCVETNFLWLCGSMPSVEDLQNPKVAQASEIYSADGQLIGKFYTENRTPIDYDSLSPNLVKALIATEDARFYEHSGIDSRALMGVAVGILKGGERGGGSTITQQLAKKLFKTRKRSARGLLGYIPLVRTIVYKTKEWLTAIRLERNFSKEEILTMYFNTVDYANNTYGIKTAARYYFNKSPYQLNVQEAAVLVGLQKATNTYNPTKNYDKSLTRRNTVLSQMVKYNYLKQSEVDSISQLPIDLHLTPERFNEEDDEYAIYQYFNGSVEDFIKKWGEENDYDPYTDGLKIRTTIDSRMQKHAVAAVTERMRMLQQTFESHWLNQNPWCDEQGKEIPNFLDDVAKRTDRYKSLSRKFARLDSAIRQDSIRYYMYKKDTMTIYDWKTGREKQVVMSSIDSLNYYKRILRAGMMAMDPYTGQVKAWVGGLNYKFFKYDAVQQGKRQPGSTFKPFVYCAAIDSSAFNLSPCDKMVDEPFQIEVREKVRGRDTTRIWRPKNSTGGFTYQELTLRRALARSINSVTAHLTNRIGAQSVVNYARKLGITTTLKAVPSIGLGPFDVSLFDMVAAYAVFPNGGRHTDPVVVARIEDANGSVIEEFAPQSKQVISEESAFLMVHMLKGGIEEPGGTSQNMWTFGSLFKNGFEIGGKTGTTSNNSDGWFMGVTKDLVVGGWVGGDDRSIHFRSTNLGEGAKTALPLVGRFLEKVYDDPSIGYRRGPFPKPTITIIKSYKGCAPSSPIEQESDSTNAYSDSLFMLPPSIDPDVEIPDVPVDTTNSR; this is translated from the coding sequence ATGCGTGAATTTTTGGAGAAACTGAACGTGATTTGGCAAAAACTCATCGCTCCTTTCAAAAAAGCTTTTAGCCTTCTATTTACATTATTTTACAATTTACTGGGTAAAATAGTTGGTAAAGAGCGACTTGAACACTGGAGCACCACTTTCCTTGCGTACCGCACTTCCTTAAAAAGAAAATTCCATAGCCGGGTGGATGTCAATTCGCCCTATTACCGTCCGGTAATCGTTCTCTGGAAAACCTTTATCTATGGAACGTTAGGCTTTGCTTTTTACATTTTTTGCGTTGAAACCAACTTTCTGTGGTTGTGCGGCAGTATGCCCAGCGTAGAAGACCTGCAAAACCCCAAAGTAGCCCAAGCGTCGGAGATCTATTCGGCCGATGGCCAACTGATCGGCAAATTTTACACCGAAAACCGTACCCCTATTGACTACGACAGTCTTTCACCCAATCTGGTCAAAGCCCTCATTGCGACCGAAGATGCCCGTTTCTATGAGCACTCAGGCATTGACTCCCGCGCATTGATGGGCGTGGCGGTTGGAATCTTAAAAGGAGGCGAACGCGGCGGCGGCAGCACCATTACGCAACAGTTGGCAAAAAAGCTGTTCAAAACCCGTAAGCGCTCCGCCAGAGGTTTGCTCGGATACATCCCGCTGGTGCGGACGATCGTCTATAAAACCAAAGAATGGCTGACGGCTATTCGCCTGGAACGAAATTTTTCGAAAGAAGAAATCCTGACCATGTACTTCAATACCGTTGATTATGCCAACAATACCTACGGCATCAAGACGGCGGCACGGTATTATTTCAACAAATCACCTTATCAGCTCAATGTACAGGAAGCGGCGGTACTGGTGGGGTTGCAGAAAGCGACCAATACCTATAACCCGACCAAAAATTACGACAAATCGCTCACGCGCCGTAATACAGTGCTGTCGCAAATGGTCAAATACAACTATTTAAAACAGAGCGAGGTCGATTCCATCAGCCAACTCCCCATTGACCTCCACCTTACTCCCGAGCGTTTTAACGAGGAAGACGACGAATACGCCATTTATCAATATTTCAACGGCAGTGTGGAAGATTTTATCAAAAAATGGGGCGAAGAAAATGACTATGATCCTTATACGGACGGCCTGAAAATCCGCACCACCATTGATTCCCGGATGCAGAAACACGCCGTAGCGGCCGTTACCGAGCGGATGCGGATGCTGCAGCAAACCTTTGAAAGTCACTGGTTGAATCAAAACCCGTGGTGCGACGAGCAGGGGAAGGAAATTCCGAATTTTCTGGACGATGTGGCCAAACGTACCGACCGCTATAAATCACTGTCGCGGAAATTTGCCCGTCTGGATTCCGCCATTCGTCAGGACTCCATCCGATATTACATGTACAAAAAAGATACCATGACCATTTACGACTGGAAAACGGGTCGGGAGAAACAGGTGGTCATGAGTTCGATCGATTCACTCAATTATTACAAACGCATTTTACGCGCCGGCATGATGGCCATGGACCCTTATACGGGTCAGGTCAAAGCATGGGTGGGCGGTTTGAACTATAAATTCTTTAAATACGACGCCGTACAACAGGGAAAACGTCAGCCGGGTTCTACCTTCAAACCCTTTGTCTACTGCGCTGCCATCGACAGCTCGGCCTTCAATTTAAGCCCCTGCGACAAAATGGTCGATGAGCCTTTCCAAATTGAAGTACGGGAAAAGGTAAGGGGCCGCGATACAACCCGTATCTGGCGTCCCAAAAACTCTACCGGTGGCTTTACCTATCAGGAGCTGACCCTGCGCCGGGCCCTGGCACGCTCCATCAACTCCGTTACGGCACATTTAACCAATCGAATTGGAGCGCAATCGGTGGTTAATTATGCCCGTAAATTGGGCATTACCACTACTCTGAAAGCCGTTCCTTCCATTGGTTTAGGCCCTTTTGACGTGTCATTATTTGACATGGTTGCCGCTTATGCCGTATTTCCCAACGGCGGCCGTCATACCGATCCCGTAGTGGTCGCACGAATTGAAGACGCCAACGGAAGCGTCATCGAAGAATTTGCTCCGCAAAGCAAGCAGGTCATCAGCGAAGAGTCCGCCTTTTTGATGGTACATATGCTCAAAGGGGGCATCGAAGAGCCCGGCGGTACTTCGCAAAACATGTGGACATTCGGCAGCCTGTTCAAAAACGGCTTTGAGATCGGCGGCAAAACGGGTACTACCTCCAATAACTCCGACGGTTGGTTCATGGGCGTGACTAAAGACCTGGTAGTGGGCGGTTGGGTTGGCGGCGACGACCGCAGTATCCACTTCCGCAGTACCAACCTGGGGGAAGGGGCCAAAACCGCACTGCCGTTGGTCGGACGTTTTCTGGAAAAAGTGTACGACGACCCGAGCATCGGTTATCGGCGCGGGCCCTTCCCTAAACCCACGATCACCATCATTAAGAGTTATAAAGGTTGCGCACCTTCCTCGCCTATTGAGCAGGAATCCGATTCTACCAACGCCTATTCCGACTCGCTCTTTATGCTGCCCCCATCCATCGACCCCGACGTTGAGATTCCTGACGTGCCGGTAGATACGACCAATTCGAGGTAG
- a CDS encoding transglutaminase family protein: MKYKLTHRTKYKYAVPVSTYHSLVCLKPQTMKGQLCHSFALHITPTPVEIVPRTDFFGNTLHYFSIDVSHKELEVVTESTVESFPKIIPPESLSMQCRDARNYIWSTHLLKAELLQYLLPSPFISWDDEIRHFAQGCFSDTLPLYECVRSLCHKIYSEFTFVSNYTNVHTPLKTVLKERKGVCQDFSHLAIASLRSLGFPARYVSGYIETLPPPGTKKLQGSDASHAWLSVYIPNMGWCEFDPTNDMIPQERHIIIAYGRDYGDIAPLKGIIFSSGKHTLSVAVNLVPLELV, translated from the coding sequence ATGAAGTATAAGCTGACACATCGAACTAAGTATAAATATGCGGTTCCGGTAAGCACCTATCACAGCCTGGTCTGCCTGAAACCCCAAACCATGAAGGGGCAATTGTGCCACTCGTTTGCCCTTCACATTACGCCTACCCCCGTCGAAATCGTCCCCCGAACGGACTTTTTCGGCAATACACTCCATTATTTTTCCATTGATGTGTCGCATAAAGAACTGGAAGTGGTGACCGAAAGTACCGTCGAAAGTTTCCCCAAGATCATTCCGCCGGAGAGCCTTTCGATGCAGTGTCGCGATGCCCGCAATTACATTTGGAGTACCCATTTACTGAAAGCGGAACTGTTGCAATACCTGTTGCCCAGTCCGTTTATTTCGTGGGATGACGAGATCCGTCATTTTGCGCAGGGTTGTTTTTCCGATACACTGCCCCTGTACGAATGCGTACGCAGTTTGTGCCACAAAATTTACTCGGAATTTACCTTTGTTTCCAACTATACCAACGTACATACTCCCCTCAAAACCGTTCTGAAAGAACGTAAAGGCGTGTGTCAGGATTTCTCCCACCTAGCCATTGCGAGTCTGAGGAGTTTGGGATTTCCGGCCCGGTATGTCAGCGGTTATATCGAAACCCTGCCGCCGCCCGGAACGAAAAAATTACAGGGCTCGGATGCGTCCCACGCGTGGTTATCAGTGTATATTCCCAATATGGGCTGGTGTGAATTTGACCCCACCAACGATATGATTCCGCAGGAACGTCACATCATCATTGCCTACGGCCGCGATTATGGCGACATTGCCCCCCTGAAAGGAATTATTTTCAGTTCGGGCAAACATACCTTATCGGTAGCCGTCAATTTGGTTCCGCTGGAGCTGGTCTAG